A single region of the Mustela lutreola isolate mMusLut2 chromosome 2, mMusLut2.pri, whole genome shotgun sequence genome encodes:
- the RAVER1 gene encoding ribonucleoprotein PTB-binding 1 isoform X2: MPLRPGSLVPEGAGFPKMAADVSVTHRPLLSPEAGAEAEADDAAERRAPEEELPPLDPEEIRKRLEHTERQFRNRRKILIRGLPGDVTNQEVHDLLSDYELKYCFVDKYKGTAFVTLLNGEQAEAAISAFHQSRLRERELSVQLQPTDALLCVANLPPSFTQQQFEELVRPFGSLERCFLVYSERTGHSKGYGFAEYMKKDSAARAKSDLLGKPLGPRTLYVHWTDAGQLTPVLLHSRCLCVDRLPPGFSDVDTLRRALSAVHTPTFCQLAYGQDGQLKGFAVLEYETAEMAEEAQQRADGLALGGSHLRVSFCAPGPPGRSMLAALIAAQATALNRGKGLLPEPNLLQLLNNLGPSASLQLLLNPLLHGSAGGKQGLLGAPPAMPLLNGPALSTALLQLALQTQSQKKPGILGDSPLGALQPGAQPANPLLGELPAGGAMPPELPPRRGKPPPLLPPLLGTSAGDREAIGLGPPAAQLTPPPAPVGLRGTGLRSLQKDSGPLPAPPGVSLLGEPPKDFRIPLNPYLNLHSLLPASNLAAPGGGGGGGGSSKAFQLKSRLLSPLASTRLPPEPGLPDSCGFDYPSDVGPRRLFSHPREPTLGPHRPSRHKMSPPPSGFGERSGGGGGGTLSHFYSGSPTSYFTSGLQAGLKQSHLNKAVGSSPLGSGEGLLGLGPGPNGHSHLLKTPLGGQKRSFAHLLPSPEPSPEGSYVGQHSQGLGGHYADSYLKRKRIF; encoded by the exons ATGCCGCTCCGCCCAGGCTCGCTGGTCCCAGAAGGCGCCGGGTTTCCCAAGATGGCGGCCGACGTGTCCGTTACTCACCGGCCCCTGCTGAGCCCGGAGGCTGGGGCCGAGGCTGAAGCTGATGATGCCGCGGAGCGCCGGGCGCCCGAAGAAGAATTGCCGCCGCTAGATCCAGAGGAGATCCGGAAACGCCTAGAACATACCGAGCGCCAGTTCCGTAACCGCCGCAAGATACTGATCCGGGGCCTCCCGGGGGACGTGACCAACcag GAAGTGCACGATCTGCTCAGCGACTATGAGCTCAAGTACTGTTTTGTGGACAAATACAAAGGGACAG CCTTCGTGaccctgctgaatggggagcaggcagaggctgCCATCAGCGCCTTCCACCAGAGCCGCCTGCGGGAGCGCGAGCTGTCGGTGCAGCTGCAGCCCACGGACGCGCTGCTGTGCGTGGCCAACCTGCCCCCCAGCTTCACGCAGCAGCAGTTCGAGGAGCTGGTGCGGCCCTTCGGCAGCCTGGAGCGCTGCTTCCTGGTCTACAGCGAGCGCACCGGCCACTCCAAGGGCTATGGCTTCGCGGAGTACATGAAGAAGGACTCGGCCGCCCGCGCCAAGTCGGACCTGCTGGGCAAGCCGCTGGGCCCGCGCACCCTCTACGTGCACTGGACGGACGCCGGGCAGCTGACCCCCGTGCTGCTGCACTCCCGCTGCCTCTGTGTCGACCGCCTGCCCCCCGGCTTCAGCGACGTGGACACCCTGCGCCGGGCGCTGTCAGCCGTCCACACGCCCACCTTCTGCCAG ctgGCATACGGCCAGGATGGGCAGCTGAAGGGCTTCGCTGTGCTGGAGTACGAGACTGCAGAGATGGCCGAAGAGGCACAGCAGCGGGCGGACGGCCTGGCGCTGGGGGGCAGCCACTTGCGCGTCTCCTTCTGTGCCCCTGGGCCCCCCGGCCGCAGCATGCTGGCTGCGCTCATCGCTGCGCAGGCCACG gccCTCAATCGGGGCAAAGGGCTCCTGCCCGAGCCCAACCTCCTGCAGCTGCTCAACAACCTGGGGCCCTCCGCCTCCCTCCAGCTGCTGTTGAACCCCCTGCTCCACGGCAGTGCAGGGGGCAAGCAGG GCCTCCTGGGCGCACCTCCGGCCATGCCGCTGCTCAACGGGCCCGCCCTGTCCACCGCACTGCTGCAGCTCGCCCTACAGACCCAGAGTCAGAAG AAGCCTGGGATCCTGGGAGACTCTCCCCTGGGCGCCCTTCAGCCTGGGGCCCAGCCGGCCAACCCCCTCCTCGGGGAACTGCCTGCAG GGGGGGCCATGCCCCCGGAGCTGCCGCCCCGGCGAGGGAAGCCACCACCTCTGCTGCCACCACTCCTTGGTACCTCTGCCGGTGACCGGGAAGCCATAGGCCTGGGTCCCCCAGCAGCCCAGCTCACTCCACCCCCGGCCCCAGTGGGACTCCGAGGCACCGGCCTTAGGAGCCTCCAGAAAGACAGTGGACCTCTGCCAGCACCCCCTGGG GTCTCGCTGCTGGGGGAACCCCCAAAGGACTTCCGGATCCCCCTGAATCCCTACCTGAATCTACACAGCCTACTCCCGGCCAGCAACCTGGCGG cccctggaggtggcggcggcggcggcggcagcagcaaaGCCTTCCAGCTCAAGTCCCGCCTGCTCAGCCCTCTCGCCAGCACCCGCCTGCCCCCTGAACCAGGGCTGCCTGACAGCTGTGGTTTCGACTACCCCTCG gatgtgggaCCTCGGCGGCTCTTCTCCCACCCACGGGAGCCCACACTAGGGCCTCACAGACCCAGCCGACACAAA ATGTCCCCCCCACCCAGTGGTTTCGGAGAACGGAgcggcgggggcggtgggggaaCCCTCTCCCACTTCTATTCGGGCTCGCCCACTTCCTACTTCACCAGTGGCCTGCAGGCTGGCCTCAAGCAGAGCCACCTTAACAAG GCGGTCGGCTCCTCTCCACTGGGCTCCGGAGAAGGGCTCCTGGGACTCGGTCCCGGGCCCAATGGCCACAGCCACCTGCTGAAG ACCCCACTGGGTGGCCAGAAACGCAGCTTTGCCCACCTGTTGCCCTCACCCGAGCCCAGCCCCGAAGGCAGCTACGTGGGCCAGCACTCCCAGGGCCTTGGGGGCCACTACGCAGATTCCTACCTGAAGCGCAAGAGGATTTTCTAG
- the RAVER1 gene encoding ribonucleoprotein PTB-binding 1 isoform X1, which translates to MPLRPGSLVPEGAGFPKMAADVSVTHRPLLSPEAGAEAEADDAAERRAPEEELPPLDPEEIRKRLEHTERQFRNRRKILIRGLPGDVTNQEVHDLLSDYELKYCFVDKYKGTAFVTLLNGEQAEAAISAFHQSRLRERELSVQLQPTDALLCVANLPPSFTQQQFEELVRPFGSLERCFLVYSERTGHSKGYGFAEYMKKDSAARAKSDLLGKPLGPRTLYVHWTDAGQLTPVLLHSRCLCVDRLPPGFSDVDTLRRALSAVHTPTFCQLAYGQDGQLKGFAVLEYETAEMAEEAQQRADGLALGGSHLRVSFCAPGPPGRSMLAALIAAQATALNRGKGLLPEPNLLQLLNNLGPSASLQLLLNPLLHGSAGGKQGLLGAPPAMPLLNGPALSTALLQLALQTQSQKKPGILGDSPLGALQPGAQPANPLLGELPAGGAMPPELPPRRGKPPPLLPPLLGTSAGDREAIGLGPPAAQLTPPPAPVGLRGTGLRSLQKDSGPLPAPPGVSLLGEPPKDFRIPLNPYLNLHSLLPASNLAGKEARGWGGTGRSRRLAEGHLPNPPAPGGGGGGGGSSKAFQLKSRLLSPLASTRLPPEPGLPDSCGFDYPSDVGPRRLFSHPREPTLGPHRPSRHKMSPPPSGFGERSGGGGGGTLSHFYSGSPTSYFTSGLQAGLKQSHLNKAVGSSPLGSGEGLLGLGPGPNGHSHLLKTPLGGQKRSFAHLLPSPEPSPEGSYVGQHSQGLGGHYADSYLKRKRIF; encoded by the exons ATGCCGCTCCGCCCAGGCTCGCTGGTCCCAGAAGGCGCCGGGTTTCCCAAGATGGCGGCCGACGTGTCCGTTACTCACCGGCCCCTGCTGAGCCCGGAGGCTGGGGCCGAGGCTGAAGCTGATGATGCCGCGGAGCGCCGGGCGCCCGAAGAAGAATTGCCGCCGCTAGATCCAGAGGAGATCCGGAAACGCCTAGAACATACCGAGCGCCAGTTCCGTAACCGCCGCAAGATACTGATCCGGGGCCTCCCGGGGGACGTGACCAACcag GAAGTGCACGATCTGCTCAGCGACTATGAGCTCAAGTACTGTTTTGTGGACAAATACAAAGGGACAG CCTTCGTGaccctgctgaatggggagcaggcagaggctgCCATCAGCGCCTTCCACCAGAGCCGCCTGCGGGAGCGCGAGCTGTCGGTGCAGCTGCAGCCCACGGACGCGCTGCTGTGCGTGGCCAACCTGCCCCCCAGCTTCACGCAGCAGCAGTTCGAGGAGCTGGTGCGGCCCTTCGGCAGCCTGGAGCGCTGCTTCCTGGTCTACAGCGAGCGCACCGGCCACTCCAAGGGCTATGGCTTCGCGGAGTACATGAAGAAGGACTCGGCCGCCCGCGCCAAGTCGGACCTGCTGGGCAAGCCGCTGGGCCCGCGCACCCTCTACGTGCACTGGACGGACGCCGGGCAGCTGACCCCCGTGCTGCTGCACTCCCGCTGCCTCTGTGTCGACCGCCTGCCCCCCGGCTTCAGCGACGTGGACACCCTGCGCCGGGCGCTGTCAGCCGTCCACACGCCCACCTTCTGCCAG ctgGCATACGGCCAGGATGGGCAGCTGAAGGGCTTCGCTGTGCTGGAGTACGAGACTGCAGAGATGGCCGAAGAGGCACAGCAGCGGGCGGACGGCCTGGCGCTGGGGGGCAGCCACTTGCGCGTCTCCTTCTGTGCCCCTGGGCCCCCCGGCCGCAGCATGCTGGCTGCGCTCATCGCTGCGCAGGCCACG gccCTCAATCGGGGCAAAGGGCTCCTGCCCGAGCCCAACCTCCTGCAGCTGCTCAACAACCTGGGGCCCTCCGCCTCCCTCCAGCTGCTGTTGAACCCCCTGCTCCACGGCAGTGCAGGGGGCAAGCAGG GCCTCCTGGGCGCACCTCCGGCCATGCCGCTGCTCAACGGGCCCGCCCTGTCCACCGCACTGCTGCAGCTCGCCCTACAGACCCAGAGTCAGAAG AAGCCTGGGATCCTGGGAGACTCTCCCCTGGGCGCCCTTCAGCCTGGGGCCCAGCCGGCCAACCCCCTCCTCGGGGAACTGCCTGCAG GGGGGGCCATGCCCCCGGAGCTGCCGCCCCGGCGAGGGAAGCCACCACCTCTGCTGCCACCACTCCTTGGTACCTCTGCCGGTGACCGGGAAGCCATAGGCCTGGGTCCCCCAGCAGCCCAGCTCACTCCACCCCCGGCCCCAGTGGGACTCCGAGGCACCGGCCTTAGGAGCCTCCAGAAAGACAGTGGACCTCTGCCAGCACCCCCTGGG GTCTCGCTGCTGGGGGAACCCCCAAAGGACTTCCGGATCCCCCTGAATCCCTACCTGAATCTACACAGCCTACTCCCGGCCAGCAACCTGGCGGGTAAGGAGGCCCGGGGCtggggaggcacagggagaagccgCCGCCTGGCTGAGGGCCACCTGCCTaaccccccagcccctggaggtggcggcggcggcggcggcagcagcaaaGCCTTCCAGCTCAAGTCCCGCCTGCTCAGCCCTCTCGCCAGCACCCGCCTGCCCCCTGAACCAGGGCTGCCTGACAGCTGTGGTTTCGACTACCCCTCG gatgtgggaCCTCGGCGGCTCTTCTCCCACCCACGGGAGCCCACACTAGGGCCTCACAGACCCAGCCGACACAAA ATGTCCCCCCCACCCAGTGGTTTCGGAGAACGGAgcggcgggggcggtgggggaaCCCTCTCCCACTTCTATTCGGGCTCGCCCACTTCCTACTTCACCAGTGGCCTGCAGGCTGGCCTCAAGCAGAGCCACCTTAACAAG GCGGTCGGCTCCTCTCCACTGGGCTCCGGAGAAGGGCTCCTGGGACTCGGTCCCGGGCCCAATGGCCACAGCCACCTGCTGAAG ACCCCACTGGGTGGCCAGAAACGCAGCTTTGCCCACCTGTTGCCCTCACCCGAGCCCAGCCCCGAAGGCAGCTACGTGGGCCAGCACTCCCAGGGCCTTGGGGGCCACTACGCAGATTCCTACCTGAAGCGCAAGAGGATTTTCTAG
- the RAVER1 gene encoding ribonucleoprotein PTB-binding 1 isoform X3 produces MPLRPGSLVPEGAGFPKMAADVSVTHRPLLSPEAGAEAEADDAAERRAPEEELPPLDPEEIRKRLEHTERQFRNRRKILIRGLPGDVTNQEVHDLLSDYELKYCFVDKYKGTAFVTLLNGEQAEAAISAFHQSRLRERELSVQLQPTDALLCVANLPPSFTQQQFEELVRPFGSLERCFLVYSERTGHSKGYGFAEYMKKDSAARAKSDLLGKPLGPRTLYVHWTDAGQLTPVLLHSRCLCVDRLPPGFSDVDTLRRALSAVHTPTFCQLAYGQDGQLKGFAVLEYETAEMAEEAQQRADGLALGGSHLRVSFCAPGPPGRSMLAALIAAQATALNRGKGLLPEPNLLQLLNNLGPSASLQLLLNPLLHGSAGGKQGLLGAPPAMPLLNGPALSTALLQLALQTQSQKKPGILGDSPLGALQPGAQPANPLLGELPAGGAMPPELPPRRGKPPPLLPPLLGTSAGDREAIGLGPPAAQLTPPPAPVGLRGTGLRSLQKDSGPLPAPPGVSLLGEPPKDFRIPLNPYLNLHSLLPASNLAGCGTSAALLPPTGAHTRASQTQPTQNVPPTQWFRRTERRGRWGNPLPLLFGLAHFLLHQWPAGWPQAEPP; encoded by the exons ATGCCGCTCCGCCCAGGCTCGCTGGTCCCAGAAGGCGCCGGGTTTCCCAAGATGGCGGCCGACGTGTCCGTTACTCACCGGCCCCTGCTGAGCCCGGAGGCTGGGGCCGAGGCTGAAGCTGATGATGCCGCGGAGCGCCGGGCGCCCGAAGAAGAATTGCCGCCGCTAGATCCAGAGGAGATCCGGAAACGCCTAGAACATACCGAGCGCCAGTTCCGTAACCGCCGCAAGATACTGATCCGGGGCCTCCCGGGGGACGTGACCAACcag GAAGTGCACGATCTGCTCAGCGACTATGAGCTCAAGTACTGTTTTGTGGACAAATACAAAGGGACAG CCTTCGTGaccctgctgaatggggagcaggcagaggctgCCATCAGCGCCTTCCACCAGAGCCGCCTGCGGGAGCGCGAGCTGTCGGTGCAGCTGCAGCCCACGGACGCGCTGCTGTGCGTGGCCAACCTGCCCCCCAGCTTCACGCAGCAGCAGTTCGAGGAGCTGGTGCGGCCCTTCGGCAGCCTGGAGCGCTGCTTCCTGGTCTACAGCGAGCGCACCGGCCACTCCAAGGGCTATGGCTTCGCGGAGTACATGAAGAAGGACTCGGCCGCCCGCGCCAAGTCGGACCTGCTGGGCAAGCCGCTGGGCCCGCGCACCCTCTACGTGCACTGGACGGACGCCGGGCAGCTGACCCCCGTGCTGCTGCACTCCCGCTGCCTCTGTGTCGACCGCCTGCCCCCCGGCTTCAGCGACGTGGACACCCTGCGCCGGGCGCTGTCAGCCGTCCACACGCCCACCTTCTGCCAG ctgGCATACGGCCAGGATGGGCAGCTGAAGGGCTTCGCTGTGCTGGAGTACGAGACTGCAGAGATGGCCGAAGAGGCACAGCAGCGGGCGGACGGCCTGGCGCTGGGGGGCAGCCACTTGCGCGTCTCCTTCTGTGCCCCTGGGCCCCCCGGCCGCAGCATGCTGGCTGCGCTCATCGCTGCGCAGGCCACG gccCTCAATCGGGGCAAAGGGCTCCTGCCCGAGCCCAACCTCCTGCAGCTGCTCAACAACCTGGGGCCCTCCGCCTCCCTCCAGCTGCTGTTGAACCCCCTGCTCCACGGCAGTGCAGGGGGCAAGCAGG GCCTCCTGGGCGCACCTCCGGCCATGCCGCTGCTCAACGGGCCCGCCCTGTCCACCGCACTGCTGCAGCTCGCCCTACAGACCCAGAGTCAGAAG AAGCCTGGGATCCTGGGAGACTCTCCCCTGGGCGCCCTTCAGCCTGGGGCCCAGCCGGCCAACCCCCTCCTCGGGGAACTGCCTGCAG GGGGGGCCATGCCCCCGGAGCTGCCGCCCCGGCGAGGGAAGCCACCACCTCTGCTGCCACCACTCCTTGGTACCTCTGCCGGTGACCGGGAAGCCATAGGCCTGGGTCCCCCAGCAGCCCAGCTCACTCCACCCCCGGCCCCAGTGGGACTCCGAGGCACCGGCCTTAGGAGCCTCCAGAAAGACAGTGGACCTCTGCCAGCACCCCCTGGG GTCTCGCTGCTGGGGGAACCCCCAAAGGACTTCCGGATCCCCCTGAATCCCTACCTGAATCTACACAGCCTACTCCCGGCCAGCAACCTGGCGG gatgtgggaCCTCGGCGGCTCTTCTCCCACCCACGGGAGCCCACACTAGGGCCTCACAGACCCAGCCGACACAAA ATGTCCCCCCCACCCAGTGGTTTCGGAGAACGGAgcggcgggggcggtgggggaaCCCTCTCCCACTTCTATTCGGGCTCGCCCACTTCCTACTTCACCAGTGGCCTGCAGGCTGGCCTCAAGCAGAGCCACCTTAA